In Phragmites australis chromosome 18, lpPhrAust1.1, whole genome shotgun sequence, the genomic window AACCATTGATGGCAAACTCCATTCGTCACTATCCTGCTGTTGGATCCAGTTCCGGTGGCCCACCAGTATCATTTCAGGCCTCACAGCAGATGCCACAATATGGCATCCCCCCTGGTGCTCCGCCTCATGCACCACCAGCTGGCCAACCAATGTACTTCCCGAAATAAGATGGTTTCGTTTGGTATAACGGAGAGCAATCGTGCCTGTTACCTGCAACCGTTGTGGTCTCATATGCCCTGTTGAAATTTTGGAAGTGCATTGTAACTCTTCGATGTAGCTCTTGTAACTTGCGAGCACCCTTCGCAAGCATACCTCTGCGTCAGTTATCTGTAAACTGCCCACCAAAAATAGAAATGTTAATCTATTAGCCCGCATGGTGTATTCTTGGTGTTGAGCTAAAAAACCCGAGTTCTTTTGAATGGTGCATGTGGTGTCTACTGTGTTTCTTTTATGAGTACTCATTTCAAGCTGTGGGATATGTAGCTCTCAGTCCATTCTCTTTGCAAGTGTTTGCTATGTTAGCCCGCCCAATATTATACCGACCGATCCTAGACCTCAGAACAATATGGTAAGTGGTTCCTGGTTGTTTTCGTCTCTTCATCTGGGAACTAATAAACACTACATAATCATTTGGGATGGATAAATTTCTCAAATTACAAAATACTTGTGGAACTGAACTGCGCTtaaaaacatgaattttgacTGGCGAGCAGTTGGTAACAAGAAATTTAAATGGGacttggaagctttaaaattttGTACCGGGTGTAAACCGGTACCTGCCTGCTTCCAAGCCAACGATTGatcaaaacttttttttaatactatAGCTGTTTTCTTAGTCAGTCAAAAATCAGTAAAAATCGAAGTCAGAATCCGGTCATTTGGATAACTTTTGACTTTTTTAGTGAAAAGCTAAAAAATAGTCTATCCAAACAGGGTAGTCACGAGTTGCAACATAAAATCGAGGCACCAGGCGATCTGTGGCAGCCAGTCCACGCAGCAGCCCCGTCCGACGTGGCAGCCGGCGCTAGCCACGGCTCACACCGCCGTCCAATGGCAGCGCTCCCTTTGATTCCCCCCGTATCCCAGCATCTGGATAACGCAGGATAAGAGACGCCGCTTCCGATTGGCCACACCGTCCCGTACGGCATTCTAGCTGTCCGATCCAACCGTGCGGCCGATCTCCACCGTCTGTCCCTGCCGGAGCTTCCTGGCCACACCCGCCGCTCCCCGGCAGTTTAATACAAACCAGTCTGCTCCTGCCGGCTAAAACGAACGTGCTCTCCCTCCGCCACTCCATCTCCTCACTCCCCGGGAACCGAAGCATGGCTTCCGTCACCGCCCGCGCCCCGGTCGCGGCCCTGCGCCCGTCGGCATCGCTCAAGTCCACCTTCCTCGGGCCCTCTACCCGCCTCGGCCGCACCTCGTCGTCGACAAGGCGCAGCAGCCTCAGGGCGGAGGCCAAGGGCGAGTGGCTCCCCGGCCTCCCCTCCCCTGCCTACCTCGACGGCAGGTTAGTGTTCGGTTCGGCCGGCATGCAGCCGAACTTTTTAAACTCCGTCCAACAACGAACAGTTGACGCTGACATGCATATATGCGCGTGCAGCCTTCCAGGCGACAATGGTTTCGACCCATTGGGGCTGGCGGAGGACCCGGAGAACCTGCGGTGGTTCGTGCAGGCTGAGCTGGTGAACGGGCGGTGGGCGATGCTGGGCGTGGCGGGGATGCTGATCCCGGAGGTGCTGACGAAGATCGGCCTGATCAACGCGCCGCAGTGGTACGACGCCGGCAAGTCGGAGTACTTCGCGTCGTCATCGACCCTGTTCGTGATCGAGTTCATCCTGTTCCACTACGTGGAGATCCGGCGGTGGCAGGACATCAAGAACCCCGGCTGCGTCAACCAGGACCCCATCTTCAAGAGCTACAGCCTGCCGCCGCACGAGTGCGGCTACCCCGGCAGCGTCTTCAACCCGCTCAACTTCGCGCCCACGCTCGAGGCCAAGGAGAAGGAGCTCGCCAACGGTGAGTACCTGCACAGATTGATCACACGGCCGCCGGCCGGCCGACCACTTCCTTCTCTGAAATAACGTTACTGATCATGTATGCATCCGGTCGCCCATGCATTGCAGGGAGGCTGGCGATGCTGGCGTTCCTGGGGTTCCTGATCCAGCACAACGTCACCGGCAAGGGGCCCTTCGACAACCTGCTGCAGCACCTGTCCGACCCCTGGCACAACACCATCATCCAAACGCTCTCCAGTTGAGTTCATCGAGTGTGGTCAATTGGTGACCCGATGGAGGGAGAAGACATACATTGAGACGATCGATGTGAATTCCTTTCTGGATCTGTATTCGTGCCGTGTTGTTAATCTGGATTCTGGAGAGGAGATTCAGACCGTGTTGTAACGCATGGTGAAGAGAGTGGGGACTGAGGAGTGAGTGGTATGTACATTAATCACAGGGGAGGTTAAGGATAGAGATTGCTTGAGTGTCTATCTCGATGGGGTTCGTTCTGTGCTTACTTGCTTGTCAGTGCTCCAGTGTGAGTTGAAACACAGAATAGCATTATAAGCACGGGTCCTAAAATCTATCATGAGAGTAAACACATCGAAAGATAAAATTAAACCCTAGAGTATTTTACACAACAGGACAAGACAGCTTAATTTGAAGCTAGTAATGTGGTTTATTCCCGTCAAAAAAGGTACTGTGGTTTAAACAAAATAGTTTTTAGATATATGTaatcaatactatatattaaagctccAAGAGGAGTGATTCTATGGTCTAAggtactgtagctactgtttatGTGGTAgctacatgtatatatatggatatggagatggagatgtatatgtatacgtatacgtatatgtatatgtgtacatatacatgtatatatatacgtatcaGTATATTTAcatggataatatatttttctgggaaatttcagaaaaatagaaaagtataatagttatatcgataaatcggttgaaataatctaaaatgcacagaaaaatatctaaatctcaaaaaaatatgaaacaaattttgttaggttcgtattactgtcgtctacatattagaattatgtgcatgcataaaaataatattgtttttcccataattaaatgaatgtgttaaatactaataaattcataaataaaaattaagatgtccaaaattggtgaacataatttttttagtcttcttttgtcatattCTGTGAAAAAAACAGGTGTGACGCGCCAATCCACCTAGTACTAAAAATATCCCACCCTTTGCATCCGTTGATGCACACAACCGCCACTTATTATGAATTATCAGCCATACGCTGTTGAAGGGAAAGCTAACAAGTAGCTAAAGTTCACCAAACTTAAGTACCATTAAGCACCTAGACTATAAACCTCGATCCATACTAATTGGTGAAATCACCTAATGTTAGCTAGCTGGGGAAACTAGCCTACATATAAACCATCAACAATTAACCAACAGTCACAACAAAAGTTCTCACTGGAACGAAACGGATATTAAATAGGATTCATGAAGTGTGCACCTAAGTTGCGAGAAATCGCTGACGAAAGCTGCACTTGGTAGTTGGATACCTGAAAAGTTCTATCGGAAAAAGATCTTGAGAAGCAATGCTATCTTATTGAGCTATCGCGTAGTTCTTCTGCATatcctcaaaagaaaaaaagaaaggaaggctTAAGAAACATATACTCTCATATATGTTTTGTTAGAAACCACAGTGTGATAGTGAAAGCGTAATGGTTTGACTTCATCCGCTAAAGTTAAGATTCTAGTACCTACGATTTACACATGTGAATGCTTTCAATGTTTGTTTATAGatgtttcataaaaaaacatGAGTGGTATCAGAGTGTATGAGTGGTATATGTGCGTGGTGGTGTGTACCCATGCATCACTcttgtaataaaaaatatatatgctttGTTAATTTTTTAGAGGAAGGTGTGCTCATTGGGCTCGGCCTGGCAATGCGGGCTACAGCGATGGGGCCCATTGGAAACAAGCGCAGTCCGGCGATTTCTCGGAGCGCGCTGCCTTCCTCGTTCAAAAGTgggccggcgccggcggacACACACTCTCTGAGAGAGAAGGTCAAAAGAAGTCTACTCGGTCAACCTAAGAAGAGaagtcgtcgtcctcctcctccccagacGCCGGAGAATCGCAGCCCGCCGCCCGCACGCCGTCCCCGGACGGTTAGTAGCCACTTCCCTAGCTCCGTTCCCCGCCTCCTCTCCCGTAATACCAGCAAGCGCGCTGGCCTCGCCTCCTTCCATAAGGTAACAAGAATCCACGACCACCCGAAGCGCAACGAGCGGCTTGACGACGCCGAGGCGGCCTTAGCCGTCTCGTAtgtccctcttcctctctctctctgttaaCTCGTTAAGCTCCCAGGCACGGCGCATTCGGCATTCGGGAGGAGGGCGCCCCGCCGCACGCGACGTGTTCGACGGAATGCGCCTGTGAGGCCCGCCGGTCGCTGTCAAGGTTCTAGGATGGCTGCTGCCGGGTCGGCCGGGGTGCACGGCGCGGCACGCCCTCTCATGAGGCTGGTCACCATGACCGGCGCGCCGATCCTGCGGCAGCTGCACCTGGAGGAGCGGCTCCTGCGCCGCACGGGGGACAACTGGTGCGTCATCAACCACGGCACGGCGCCCCCCACCATCGTCATGGGCGTGTCCGGGTAAAACTCCTATTTGCATTGTCAGTCGTCAGAAAGGATGGATTGTGTAACCTTAGCCCTTGTTGGTTGAGTTCAGTTGCTAATTCGGTTTGGGAATCTTGACAACAGGAGAGTCTCAGAGCTTGTGGAGATAGAGCCTGTCCTCCGGGACCAGGTGCCGGTCGTCAGGAGGTTCAGTGGAGGTGGCACAGTCATTATTGATCAGGGGACGGTGTTTGTCACCTTCATTTGCAACAAGACTGCCGTTGCTGGACTGCAGCCTTTTCCACGGGACATCATGTCATGGACCAGCCAGTTGTATAGCAAAGTGTTCAATGGATTTGGCGAATTTCATCTACGCGAGAATGGTATGCCAAAGCATCACCAAATTTCATCGTTTACCGGCTTAATGTTTATAGTTCACAAGTATGAATATCAAGTATCACGTGTAGCATAAATGCAGTGTGCTCCAATACGTCTTTTAAGGACTCCCTAAATTATTGCGATTGTTACTTGTAGAATAGAGAAATGCAGTTTTTTATTGGATACGCTAAAGTAGACAGGTGTTGCTATCCTTGATTTGATCTATCTGTTTTGAAATTCGATTTAGCTTGTTAGAATATTAGCTCAGCACCAGCATTTATCCTGAGTATATAGGGATGCTGATTATTAGCAATGTCCATGATCTGCATCTTTTTTCAAAGAGCTTAACTTATTCATCTACTTTActttccctttcttttcttttttttgcagaCTATGCATTTAATCATCGCAAGTTTGGTGGCAATGCTCAGTCAATAACGAAAAATCGTTGGGTTCATCACACATCTTTCTTGTGGGATTATGATGTGAAGAATATGGATTATCTCAAAATCCCAAAGCGTGCACCCGAATATCGACTGGTACTGTTCTATCTGTTGATTTGATTTCCAGGATTCTTTATAGATAGACATTGAGAAGAAGGCATTGCTATGAGCGTCTGCAGTTAGATTATCAAATTTGAGCATTATTTGTCTCGATATGTTTGCACAAACATAGGGAAACTACTCATTCTGTTCGATGTTGTCTAAACAGTAGAGGTTTGCCCAAGAACTCGTGGTAACTGATCAATCATGAGTTATTTTACCAAAATTAGTGATGAACTGATGACTCAGCTTGAAAGAAGAATGGCCATGTAAGAAAAGTTTGAAGACTGACTTGTTGCACTAGCTGCCAGACCAGAGGTTTGAGCAGCACCAGTATAGAAATCCAGAGAGTTATATGATTCTTTGATGAATTTCACTGTAAGTTGACAAGCAAAGCAATGGGTAGAAGTAAAACACACTGGTTTTACACAAATTATTGACTGTAAGTATCCAGCAACAAAACAGTGCAATGACATGCAGGAGTTGCAGACAGCAACTTGACCAGGAATTTATTGATTTCTGGTGGAACGGGCTGTAAATGATCAATCATTTGTAGTTTGCAAAATTGGTGATGACTCCATATGAAGGCAGATTAGAAAAGTTTTAGGgcgaaccattgtacatttgcACTTGGGTCCAGACCAAACCTTTCATTAATACTGAAACATGTAAAGAGATTTCATTCACTATAAGCAACTTCTTGGTACATGTGAATGATAGTTGCCAAACAAACCAGAGTAGTGCATATTCTAACTGCCAGCTGTTGATCCAGCATTTGCATGTCTAAATGGTGTGAAGTCCATGGACCGTGGCTGTGAATGAgctgttatttatttatttatttttgcggAACTCTATGTTTGTCCCCCAAGTTCCCCAACAACCCCACAGTAGAAGAAGCatgtcctctcttttttccagAGAACTTGATGCATGAATTTTTATATGTAATGATAATTAGAACTGGATAGTCGTTTATTGTTTCTTGATATACCCTAAATGCGTTACAACTTTATGAATTTTACAGTTTAACTGAATCTATTTCGGCAACAGACTTGTGCCCTGCTCGTGTATTTTCAGTAGAACTGTGAGCCTATTTCAGAGATAGTATCACTCATATTTTACAGTTGAGGTTTACAAATGCCGATTACCAGATTTATATGATCGCCAGTAATGTAGGTTTCATCTTTTTTTAGGCAAGAAACCACACAGATTTCTTGTGCCGCATGAAGGAGTATATGCCTTCAAGATCAGTTTTCACTGATGGGATCATCACGGCCCTGAGAGAACACTTCTCAGTCGAATCCACAGATTTAGAAACAGGGCCTTCTGATGATGAAGAATTTGTGCCTTCGACAAAGCTGTTATCACAAAAAGACCTAGAGGAAATTGTTTCCTCCAAAGAATCTTTTAGAGCACAGAAagttcaagcgtgaccatggtTTCGATGAGAACTCTTATTTCTGTTGTAAaatctattattttattttatttatttttgtcaaGCTGTGGATTCATTCAAGTTCAACATTATTCTCACTGAATCACTGATTGTTACATCCAGACACAAGCAAAGCTTTGCTTTTGCGCTGAACTAGGAGGTAGCATTCAACCAATTGTTATGATTTATTGACTAGTATTGGAGACGAGATTGTAATAAGAAATCGGGAAAACGCATGTCCCGTCTAAAATATCCAATGATTGTAGCTTAATTCGTTTTAATGTTTCATTGACAAAACTAATGTATATTgaaatatcatattttattgCCGATGGAAAACGCCTGAATGTGCGATGCTGAATAGAGAATGGATGGCTACCGGCTGGAATTAGTCATGTGAACTCTGGATTGTAGATTTCAGGATTTCTTTTGTTATTTGAAGGTGGTAAATTTTAGTTGAATTGGTGACTACAACTCCCGGAAATCACTTGAAAATCCATAAACTCACGCATTATGCGTTGGAAAACGCCAGGCTGAACCCCGTTCCAAGCTGTGAAATGAGTCTGACCCTGTGGCTCCGATCGAGTGCTTATCTGGTGCAAATGCACCAAATATTGAAAATGGTGCAACTGCAAACCCATGGTAACTGCAAACCTGTGAAAATCCAgaagttgtaatttttttttttgcagatatAGTGAGGCTATAATCTACATTCACACAAAATTTCAATTATGTTCGAGAGATACATAAATGACAAATATCAGGTGCACTGGCACTAGAGCACAAATGCTTGTCCCGTAGTGCAAATGCTCCTGAAATTTGTCAATTTTGCATCTCTTAAATCAGATCGAATTCGAACTTCAAATTTTACACAGATGTAGAGCATAACATCATCTATGGGTCTGcaatttttcagtttttttttgaaaacttgtaAGTTTGTTTCCCGATGGATTTGCACAATTTGCAATATTTGGTGCATTTGCACCAGATATGCACCCGGCTTCCATCACCCATTCATGTGCTCATTCCACTAATCTGTGGTACGTTCCACGCGGCTGCTGGTAACTTTTGACTATTCACCGGTGCGTAATCCACGCCGCTGCTTTTAACCGCGGCGCTGCTGTAACCTGCCATCAGATCGATTCACCTGCTCTGGTCTCCGGATGACGTTTCTCAAGAAAATACTTCCCCCACGGGGAGGCATTTGATCGCCTTCCCGGTGTAACCGTCGCGGGTGGGCTAGGAACACCGGCCAGCCGTTGCGTCATGCACGAACGCAGCTACAGCGGCGTCGCACGGACGAGAGCGCGCGTACGGCGAATCGTCCGGCGAGCAGATGGTGGCGACACTGGTACGGCCAGGCGACGCAGGCAGCACCGTGCGTGGTGGCAATGGCCAATGACATCACCCCTGCTCCTCCACCGCACCGGTCAGGGCCCAGGGACGGCAGCCCTTCCCGAACCAAGAGCGGAGAACGATAGAAGTGGGTTGGACACGGCGCCCCTCGACGGCCGCCGCAGCCGAGGCAAGGAACCCGACCGGCGCTCGTCACGTCCTCCTCGGCAAACACCAAGCAGGAGCACCACTGCAGCTGCAGGCCCCTCTGCTCTGCTGCTCTTGCTGCGCTGCTGACACGGTC contains:
- the LOC133898853 gene encoding chlorophyll a-b binding protein 4, chloroplastic-like; protein product: MASVTARAPVAALRPSASLKSTFLGPSTRLGRTSSSTRRSSLRAEAKGEWLPGLPSPAYLDGSLPGDNGFDPLGLAEDPENLRWFVQAELVNGRWAMLGVAGMLIPEVLTKIGLINAPQWYDAGKSEYFASSSTLFVIEFILFHYVEIRRWQDIKNPGCVNQDPIFKSYSLPPHECGYPGSVFNPLNFAPTLEAKEKELANGRLAMLAFLGFLIQHNVTGKGPFDNLLQHLSDPWHNTIIQTLSS
- the LOC133898852 gene encoding uncharacterized protein LOC133898852; amino-acid sequence: MAAAGSAGVHGAARPLMRLVTMTGAPILRQLHLEERLLRRTGDNWCVINHGTAPPTIVMGVSGRVSELVEIEPVLRDQVPVVRRFSGGGTVIIDQGTVFVTFICNKTAVAGLQPFPRDIMSWTSQLYSKVFNGFGEFHLRENDYAFNHRKFGGNAQSITKNRWVHHTSFLWDYDVKNMDYLKIPKRAPEYRLARNHTDFLCRMKEYMPSRSVFTDGIITALREHFSVESTDLETGPSDDEEFVPSTKLLSQKDLEEIVSSKESFRAQKVQA